In Rosa rugosa chromosome 4, drRosRugo1.1, whole genome shotgun sequence, the genomic stretch GCAGTGGGACCCTTCCAAATGCTGACCACAGTAGATCTCTGacaggacttttttttttttttttttgtatggaACTAGAATTTTCTGTTTGTCCACACTACCCTCTCTCCTCTTCTCTTATCTTCTTCTGTGTCTGGTCTCCAAAGACAGTGATGATCccttaaaattttcaaaaaccatTTCCTGGCTTTGTGTTGTTTCCTTGGTGCTGTGTCCCAAATGACCCATCTTGGTCTTTGGGGGTTTCTGATGAGTAAGCATCAGCTGGCCTAAAAAGAAAAGCCAGaggaggaaaaaagaaaagaaaagcaaagttgAAATTTTTACTCAGGGTTTACAGAGGCTCCTcctgaagaaagagagagagagagaaccaacAAGAAGACAAAGCATTATAGCATATAGCCCACCTACCCAACCCACAAAAAGGAACAACCCCACAATTTTAAAATCTCATCTCACTTATTTTGTTTCCATTAAATCAAAGCTCCATTTTTTATTAGTATATTCTCTCCAAAGTCTCCACTAAAGaattcacttcttcttcttcttcatcacatTCCATTGTCCTATTCTCTCCTTCACAACCAGGCCAAGGTAAAGCTGTATTCTTTGTTCTTTCTGAAGAAACCATGCCTGTTCTTACAGAGAGCTCAGAGCACATGAAATGGAGAAGACCCAGAAGCCAATTAATCCAGCCCATTTCAGAAACAGATCCATACAACCCAAATCCAGCACCATCCATAATCCAATCCACTCGCTGCAAATCCACAATCTCCTCCCTCCTCCTCTCCAgcttcaccaccaccaccaccaccaatgaAGCCTCATCCTCAAGCCTCAGCACCAAGAAGAAGACAAACTTCCCCTCATCAGCAAAGTTCAGAGGCATGGGCTGCACAGCCTCAGCCTCACAGCAAGTCTCAGTGCCAGCTGTGATCAGGAGCTCAGCAGATTGGGAagggaagaaggtgaagaagaaaaaggttaATAAGAAGAATGTCAGGAATGAGTTCAAGGACAAGAGCCAGAACCAAGGAGTGGTTGATGGGCCTGTTGGGTTTGGGTTGAATTCTGCAACTTGTATGGATTTTCAGGATGTTTGGTGTGGGCCTGGAATTGGGTTCTCAGCAGAGACTGCTGGCTCTGTGGATTGTGTTGTGGCTAGGAGAAATGTTTCTGGAAGAGGCAAGATTGATGGGGATCATAATAGGATGAACAGCCACAGGGaggtagtagtagtagtacaagtctttctttcttttcctattGATTCTGGGTTTCAATGCTTTGAAGTTTGTTGCTTCTCTCTGTTTCAGGCTTTTACTGATATCTTAGAATATTGGGTTTGAATGCTTTAATTGCATGGATGGTCTTCGTCATTATTGTTTTTCAActttgattttgtgcttcagtTTCAGTTTCTCAGCTTCAAAGTTTCTACCTTTCCTTTTATCATTTCGGTTTTGATTTGCCAAATGCTGATCAATATTCACACTTTTTGTTACATTGGTCATATGTCAAACCATATATttatcatatttttttattgttttttcactgttttttgttttgttttattattttgtttcgTATTTAAAAGGAGTAACCCTTTGAGTTACGTTTCTGTGATTGACAAGCCCTTTGCTTGTATTTGGCGATAAGTGCACTCTTAATTGCGTAGTCACCTAAACGGAAAAAACTCTTTGGCTGAATGACTCATAGTATACCCCAAACCTTATATTAGCTCCTCGTTTCTGTTAAACTTCTGACTCTCAGCAATCGTATTAGGGTATATTCTTCTTTCATTTCACTTTTAGGCTTGTTTAAGGTTGAAGACTAACTTTATGATATTTGAGTGCAAGTTTCAACAAGTTGTGTATCTGCTTGTACTCTATCTTTGGTTTGGTATAGCTCTGACTAACTTGTTTGGTTACTTCTTTTCGGCAGCGTCCTTGTTTAGCAAGGCGAACTGTGAACCCGGATACTATCTCGTTTCTTGATTCTGAACCTGAATTCCTCTTAAGCCGCCCTGGATCAGAGGTGTTTGGAAGTAGGTGTTATCGACATGTTCGCCATGCCTCTCCTGAAGGCCTCgcagaggtgatttattctatGCTCTTCATTTTAACTTTGCCTTGCAAGTTGCAATATAGTTAGATTTTACTCTTGCTTTTGCCCGTTCTGTCAATGACTTGGTTTAGTACTGCAAATAGTTATTTAGCTGATGTCGGTTTGGCAAGCAATCTGCACAACTTGGCATACTATAACAAGTTCTTTTAAGTTACGGTATAGATTTTTGTCTGGAGTATCTGAATCTATATGGTAGCACAGTCTGTGTTGGACTCGTATGTTAAGATATCTGTGTCAGTGAACATAATGACTAACTCAGTTTGGGGATTTTGTATGTTTGTGCAATGGTGGTTGCAGATTATGATGTTTCAAAGTAGTCTTATGATGGGTGGAAGATCAGACATGGATAGATATAGAGAGTGGAGACTTGATGTTGATAACATGACATACGAGGTTAGATTCACAAACTAAATCCCTTTTCTATGTCAAATCATTTATGTTTTTGGATACCAATTGTTGGTCTAGTTTTGACAGTTAccttactttttcttttctgctgGAAATAGGAACTGCTTGAGTTAGGTGAGAGAATTGGTTATGTGAGTACTGGATTAAAAGAAGATGAGATAAGCCGGTGCCTTCGAAAAATTAAGCTATCAATGTTGAGTGATCGGTCACAACATTCACCTGGGCAAATAGATGGCAAGTGCATCATTTGTCAGGTGAGCTTGGAAAACTCTTGTTATTGTTTACTTTGAATATTTATCTTTTTACGGGCTGTAATTTTCTTAATCCTTGATTGTTCAATGCTCATAGGAGGAATATGAAGCAGATGATGAGATGGGTAGACTGAATTGTGGACACCTCTTCCACTTACAGTGTATAGAACAGTGGCTTGCTCATAAAAATACTTGCCCTTTTTGTAAGGTTGAAGCGACAACTAAACGCTAGGACTGGTGAACTCTAAGTTTCCCATTCAGTGCTGGTGTTTTCGTTAGCTGTGGAGCCCTGCATGTACAGATTTGTTCTTCAACACATGAGCAAGTATTCATTATTTGGTTTGAAGTCTTGGGCGTTTTGCTCGTTGGGCATTTCCATGTTATCAATTTGGATGGTGGTCATTACAATCTCTACAAACAGTTCTTATATCATACTTATTTTGTGGTTTCTCCTGCCTTTTACATGCTTATAAATTCTTGAAATGCAATGCAATGGTTCCAATTAAGTGACcaatatctcttttttttttttcctttttgtttaatAGTAAGATTAATGAATGCAGTTAACTATGTACCAGAAGGAAAAGATAAGGGTGCTGATGTTTGGTAAACTTTGATACCAGGAATCCTGGAGTTGTTGGCAACTATAGTATTATACCACTGTTTTAGGGTTCCAGGCTGAGTTAGGAAATCATAATTTTCATGAATCCTGGCTGAGTTAGGCCTTCAGAGATAATGAACTTCCTAGTTTTCTCACCTTTACTCATCACTTTTTACAGCTTACAATACCAACACTTAAAACCAAGTTGGCCTACGATTTAGTAAGCTTTTGTTGTATAAATTACATCCCTTACAACTATGTGTACATATCAACAGCCATTTTGATACAAATTACATCCCTTACAACTATGTGTGCATATCAACAGCCATTTTGACCTCCTTTTGGGGATTCTTCATATGGTTGCCTTTCTTTAGGAGTAGATGATTTAAAAGACGAAGAAATCAAGCCCTGTCATGACGATTGAGAAACTCAATAATGTGTGGATACACTCCTGCTGCCTGCattaaagggaaaaaaaagaaacggGACAAACGTTAAAATAACAATACAGATCCAATGGACATGGTGCTAACATATACGCATCATTCCTGATATAAACAGAACTACAGAAGTctataaaagaaaaacatatcACTCATACCCCGCGACCTCCAACCAAATCGTAGTGTGCATAATGAGGACCGCCAAGTTCTCCAAGAACTTTGAAGGTAACCAATTGCTCAGGAATTACCTTCACTGTTTCTACTCCAGGTACACCATGCCCAAACATGAAAGggacagaagaaaagaaatggaaattagTGTCTGGGATATATGTTAAGACATCAGGCTCAACTATATTAACATTCTACCATAAACGGCTTCAGGAGGACATATTAGGTCTTGATCTCCTCCAAGGGCCAAGATTGGGACATTGCTTTTGCATAGATGTTCCTTGTAAAAGAAAGTCCCACTCCTGTCACGTAAACCACCCTCCTGGAAGACTGTTGCTAGCTGCAAGAGAAGCTTAGCAGGGACAGTACCTGCATATTATAATGAGAATATGGGGCTGTAAACAGTACAGATTCATTGTGGAAGAGGTTGAGAGAGTGATTACTAAGCAGTGTTGACATAAGCTAAAATGAGAACTTCAATTTGCAATATGTCGGTGTATGTTGACACGATTCTAGACTTACCAAAGTTGTTTAAGATAAGCTTTTCATATAACTCTGGATCCATCAGGTCTTGAGCAGAAACTTGAGGTTTTAACCAAGACAAAACTGGAGTACCACTCACAAGATGATGCACAGCAGTATATATTGCGCCGAACGGAACAGGAACATTTACCACCTGAGCAGGGTCTGCCTGAGCACCACAGGCAGATATAGTATGCTTATCAATTTTGGTTCCACAGGCAGGAATTTATCATAGGGAAAATTATAGAGATTTACAAAACAAATTATCTTTTATATAACTTGCCAGAGGTAAAAACAATTTCAGTGATGATTTTGAAGGCCTGTAGTCAAGTGATGACCCCAAAGTAACAACTGATGCGAATCCAGAATCTTGTCCTTGAGAAGCTAAAAACAGAAGTTTTAATTTTAGTGTCAAGGAAGAAACAACAATGTCAGTAATTGCTCCTTGTGTCTATTTAGAAGGTAAAGATTAACTAATTCGATTAAAAAGTTTAGCTTGGCACATACAGCATCGTGAGAGCATTGCATATAGCAAGATACCCCCCATCGAGTGACCAATCGCGAGAAGCTTGCCATCCTCTGGTTTGCATTGAGTTCTTATATACTCCATCTGAGATGAGGAAACCGTTGTTTGAGCCAATCATAATATCAAAAGCACTAAAATCTTTGTAGTCACAAAGACATGCACATGTACACAACCATCAGTGATTCAAAATGAGAATCCTATTCAGGACACTAAATTCTCTAGAGTATAAAGTCAAGCATATTAAAAAGGATGTCACCTCACCGCAACAGGCACATCCTCTTCCAAGTAGTGATCAAAGTCCCAATCAAGCTTTGCGACAAGATCAAGTTGCTTCTGGAAATCTTCCAATGTAGTTGAAAAACGCTCTTGGAAGTCTGCAAAACTTGTAACCGCTCGTTGACCTACTTCCATGATGTTCAATGGTGTTTGACTTAAACCCCTAATCTGTGTAGCACGGTTTTTTCCTGCTTCTAACAAACCTGAAATAATGGAAACTCACCGTATTTGATTCCAAGcatacaaacaaacaaacaagcaaaCTTTAAAGTATGACAATTTCTCAGGTACAATGCACAAAAAATTACACAAGTCTATGGCTAGTCGTAATCTTCAATTCTTTTTTCTCCGAAAGAAATTTAAGACACTAAGCAAAAACACCTACCATTTACTTCCCCTGAGTCGGTTCCATGTGTGCTCAACCCAGCACCTCTGACTTCAAGAATCCAGGTATCATATCCTTGCGCCGACATGGAGCGCGCAAAGGAGAACTATAAAAACAAACAGTCACATGCATTTCAGCTCCCTAATCATATATGGCaatgacacaaaaaaaaatctccgCAAAATTTATACCAGAAAAAAAGTTTGCTGAAAACCAAATCTCACCTCAGGAGAGAGATCGAATCCAATAGCATTTGTGGCGACCCCCGACAACAGTAACAGCGGATGATTCCTCGGCTCGCTCTGCGTATCGATCAATCCACCATTATCAACCAAACCAAAACTTGTCAATATATATGAATATAAACAAAGAGAGAAATTTCACtagatatagagagagagatggagggaGGGACCTGAGGAGAGGGAAGGTAGCGCCAGAGAGCGAGGTTCCAGTCGGAATCGGGAACGGAGACGAAGTGAAGCTCGTCGGCGGTACAAACCGACCACCGCGGGTCGTTTCTCTTTTCCAAACCCAAGGCTACGCCGTTAGCGGGGCTGCGGCGGGCGGAGACGCGAAGCGGTTCGGGGCACCTGACTGGGCTGAAGTAGTAACGGTCAGTACCGAAAGCGGTGGCGAGGGAACGGAGATCGGAACCGGGAACGAGAAACGACATCGTTTTGGTTTGTTTTGAAATTTTAATTTGGCGAGCTAATTTAGGAGGAGAATATTTGAGGGTGAGCTAATTTAGCGGGAGAGAAAATGTATTTATAAAGCTGCTGCATTTTTGGAGGCAATGCATGGGAATCTCATGTTCACATAaattttaacatttttttttcaaccattaatatttttattaattgaaatTTAACGGTTGAAAAACTCGAAATATTTAATACTACTAATCATGAtagaattttcataactagaaGATTAATTATGTCAATAACAAATTAAATTTTAGAGAATTAGCCAACGGTTCATGcaataattttttgtttttacggGTAGAACAAATAATTGTATTAATGAAATCAATCAAAGTCAGAATAGTACAAACACCGAAGTAAGTAGGAACTAGGCCTATATAGGTACAAGACTACTCTTTAGAGATATAACGCCTCAAAAGTCTATAAGCTCACACTAGTACAAGTTACTCTCTACATAGTAACACTGCAAAAGTCTACAAGCCTACAATATGCAATAATAATTAGTTTAGGTTTTTTAGATTCCACAATTTAAACATGACAAATCAAAGGGAAAATCTTAACATGGAAATGATGAATATTCATTCGCCTGGCCTACGAGTTTGTTAATAAGTGACCTACTTAGCAACCACCCTAATGAGTCTATTTACCATTCTATTATTAAGGATTAAAATTGGGATGCAGGTTGGGTTCATATGTGGCTGTGGTTTTGGGAATTAAATGGATCACCCACCAACCAAAGATGGCTCATTACGCAAAGCAATTGAAGCAAATACGCATGTTTATGAACTACTTTTGCCAAGGTTTTGTACAATGATCGAAGAAAGTGAAAGAAAACGATTGCCAAGATCATGTACTTGTATAATAATACGTGCACATAGGGTGAAAGTTTCAGGGTACTTCAAAGTATTAAAACTTCAGAGTTCAGAATCGAAAAACGTTAGATCGCAAATCAGTGTAACCAATTCAATGAGCTAATGTAACAACTCCGGATTCTGGACCTATAAAACACCCCATATAGAAGCCATACTACACAAGTAGTAATTGAACGCAAATGATCATTAGCATAAGATTCCTTttataaaaaaagtaaaaattggTGACTTCAAACAGAGGAGGTTACAACATTGAATCAGTCTCTTTGGCGCATAGGACATCTTcctaatcacacaacagaatgcAGTACCTAACCATGTTAGGAACAGCTCGGCAAAACTAACATAAAGATCCTGACTCAACTTTCCTAGCTACCAAGCCTCTCATCAACCCTTTGCCAGAAGGATGAAAGGAAAGATTCTTTATGATCCTTCTTGAATAACGATGATTGGAGTGAAAAGAACTCTAGAAACCTAGCTACCTACATTCATGGACATTTTCCTGAACTCAACTTCTATGAAACCCTTGAGCTTCTGCATATAACAAATTAACTTTGGTGGACTGCAATGGAGCGTGGAAGCTGGATCTATCACAAACATAGAAGATAAGCCGACTTTTAAGTCTACTTCTTCTTTGCTCTTGATAAGCTGACTAGAGAAAGGACATGTTGTGCAATCGCTACAGAGGCATTGGAGTTTGCAGCTTTCAGAGCCCTCTCGGACATATCTGCCATTTTACTTTCATCCCCTATAAAAAGGAAGCAAACGATCATAATTAAAGGACATCTAACTTCTAGAGTCAATTTGGATTCAATATACTGTCCAGTTCCTACAATAAAATGGCCTTACTCATCATTAACAAAAAAAACAGCACATACACAACCCAACTACTGAAGTACCCAGCATTTATCTGTTTCTATTCAAATTAAATTATCTTCAATATTCTAAGAAGCAAACTTAGAAAGTAATTATACAAATAATCAAATATTATGCATTTATGTGCATAACTGCATGCACAACATGCTAAGCAGTATATGAAAAATGTCAAAGTATCAATAAGGACCTATGATACCTCCAGATTATGAGACAAATTATACAGTAAGAATTGTTAAAACCTTAAGCAAGCAATTTCTTATCAGGCAAAACTGCAACAGAATAAATGTACCTAATATCTCTTCAATTGCATTTCCAAGGGTTGTCGAATCAAGTTCATCTTCAGTTATAACCCTTGCACCTGCCAAGTCTGCCATCAAAAAAGCATTTTTGAATTGATGTCCTTCAGCAACATCTGGTGATGGTATCTACAAATTCAGAAACTAATTATGAGTTCTCCCCTTGAGCAAAAAAGGGGACAAAAGTATTGATATTAAGAACATGATCAAAACATTGTCGATAGTGGGCATGTTAGATTCACATGGAAGATAGTCTCATACAACATGAAAACAGAAGCAAGAAATTAGGTCTTATTTATTATCATATCATGACATGCTTTAATTCTACAACAGAACGTGAAAACTGAAATTACCAGAATGGAAGGCTTCCCAGTTGCCAAGATCTCATCACAAGTCATTGCACCAGCTCGCGAAACTATTAGGTCTGCAGCTGCATATGCCAGATCCATTTTATGCATGAACCTTCAATATACAGAGTCACATTAGCTTTGAATATGCTATGGACGCATACATCTTGACAAATGTGGAAGGTAAAGTAAGTGTACTATCTCTGAGTTATAAATTATCTCTAAATAACAACAAATACTCAACATGCTAATCATTAATGATATTGAACACCCTAAAAGGATGAGAAAGTCATTGGCAGGATTCAGGAATATGATCGTCCTTTCCAAACTTATGTTCCTGATGATCTAACACATTAGTTTGCATCAACAAGTTATAACTTTCTCAATGAACACATTGTATGTTAAAACTATCCCATTTGTTGAGTGACACAAATCTTAAATCCTTATGAATCATCTCGCATTCTAGTTACTTAAAAACAGAACCACAGAGCACTTACGGCTTCAAAAGGAGCCGCGGATGGTTCTTAACAAGGCTCTCCATCTCATTATAGGCCTCCACTCCAGTCTGCCAAATGATGAACAAGTCCTCCTTCTCCAACAGCATCTGATAATACAAATTCAGCATAGCAATGTTCACGGCATTAGCACCTAAAGACCCTCCAAGCACCAAAAGCACCTTCACCTCTCCCATCTCACCAGACTTGGGAAAAAACCGGCCCCTCGCCACCGCCTTAGACACATTCTGCCTTAAGGACGACCTCACCGGATTCCCACACACCACACACTTCCCATTCCCACTTGGGAAACAATCAATAGTAGAATTAAAAGCCACAAACACAACATCAGCTAAAAAAGAAAGCACCCAATTGGCTATTCCGGGAACATCATTCTGTTCCTGAATCACAAGCTTCACTCCTCTCAGCACCGCCGCAATGCCTACCGGAAAAGACACATACCCCCCGGTTCCGATCACAACATGAGGATCAAACTCCCTCAATTTAAAGTAGCTCCATATTATTGACTTGATCAAGTAATAGGGAAGAAACACGTTTCTGGGTGACAAAATAGGACGGTGCAACTTGGCGGAGGGGACGGCGGCGAAGTCGTAGCCGGCGTTGGGGACGGCCTTGCTTTCCATGCTTTTGGGTATGCCAAGAAACAAAATCTGGGCGTTGGGGTCGGTGCTTTTGAGCTCGTCAGCTATGGCGACGGCCGGGTATATGTGGCCGCCGGTGCCACCGGTGGCGAAGACTACACGGAGGCTGCCGAAAGGGACGGCGTCGTTTTGGGAGGCGAGAGTTGGGTCATTTGATTGCCTTAGAGAGAGACAGGAGGTGATCTTGAAGTCAAAGGTCCTGACTTGGGTTGTTGATGGGAACTTGGGGATGAAAAAGAGGTGACCGAAGCCGGCGGTGGCGGCGGCCATTAAAGGTGAGATTTTTGGAGGTTTTGGTGGCGCATTTGTTGTGATCAAAGTGGGTTGAGATTTTGAGAGTGGGGGGTTTAAGGAAAATGGGAGTTGGGCACTATGAGCTTGAGAGCTTGAGCTCTACTGATCATGGTGGGGACTATGGAAGCTTTGCTGATTTGGATACTCCACTGTGTActttttttcgtttttggtTGATATCTCATTTGGATTTTTCCTTCTGTTTTCAGATCTTTCCAGTAGTCGTTTTCGTGGAACACAACTGTGCCGTTGTATGACTTTGGAAGAGAGTCGCACAACATAGATGCCTAGGCCTAATGTAAAAGTGAaggtgaaaaaataaaaacaaaaaggtgTTGATGTAACACACCCTTTtcagttttaagttttaacatCATCACCACATCGTACCATTCACATTAATTGAGTGCTAACATTGCATATGGTCACGGGGGGGCCGTAGCATATAACAAACTCAAGAACATCGGTGAGTATGGTAGAATGTTCGAcgttatattttcttttcaatttgggATATTCACACGCAGCAAAGTTCCAACATTCACATCCTTGTTCTTAACTACGTACTCAAGCTTGTTCTCTGTTTCCGGTCTTCCGGGATGAAGAATATATGAACTTTCTTGCTTCTTCTGGGTTGAACTACATTGCTAATTGATCTGCATCTGGTTTTTCTGTATGCCAGAAGAAACAGTTGAGAATCGTAAGACATACAAGTAAATCATTTTGACATGCATGTTCATAGATTCCTCACAATGCCTAAGTTTTTTCTGATCTGAACATAGTCAAGCACCCGATGCCTTCTCGAGAAGATCGAGAAACGTTTTGCTCGAATGCATATAAATCTTATATTAAAATGCATGGCATGACCAATACATGCTAGAGACTTGTACACCATGTGCTTGATCCAGTTCTCTGCTGTAGCAGCTGTTAGTTTCTATTTCTTATAATTAAAAACCAGAAACCCCAAAATGATCATCTTCGATCTCTGCCAAACTAAGCATTTCCCATGACTGACAGATTCACAGTAAACATAAGGTAACACCTCTAATATATATGACCCACAAGAagacagaaaaagaaaatctgTTCTTTATTATAAAATCCTATGCATATGAGCAATTAGCAAAGTCTATATATAATAACCATCAAGAAGAGTGCATATGTAATTAAGGTAAAATGAACATCCAACTTTAACCAAccactttttttgttttgatttcttgCCTAACAAGTTAT encodes the following:
- the LOC133742830 gene encoding uncharacterized protein LOC133742830 isoform X2, with protein sequence MPVLTESSEHMKWRRPRSQLIQPISETDPYNPNPAPSIIQSTRCKSTISSLLLSSFTTTTTTNEASSSSLSTKKKTNFPSSAKFRGMGCTASASQQVSVPAVIRSSADWEGKKVKKKKVNKKNVRNEFKDKSQNQGVVDGPVGFGLNSATCMDFQDVWCGPGIGFSAETAGSVDCVVARRNVSGRGKIDGDHNRMNSHRERPCLARRTVNPDTISFLDSEPEFLLSRPGSEVFGSRCYRHVRHASPEGLAEIMMFQSSLMMGGRSDMDRYREWRLDVDNMTYEELLELGERIGYVSTGLKEDEISRCLRKIKLSMLSDRSQHSPGQIDGKCIICQEEYEADDEMGRLNCGHLFHLQCIEQWLAHKNTCPFCKVEATTKR
- the LOC133742830 gene encoding uncharacterized protein LOC133742830 isoform X1, producing MPVLTESSEHMKWRRPRSQLIQPISETDPYNPNPAPSIIQSTRCKSTISSLLLSSFTTTTTTNEASSSSLSTKKKTNFPSSAKFRGMGCTASASQQVSVPAVIRSSADWEGKKVKKKKVNKKNVRNEFKDKSQNQGVVDGPVGFGLNSATCMDFQDVWCGPGIGFSAETAGSVDCVVARRNVSGRGKIDGDHNRMNSHREVRPCLARRTVNPDTISFLDSEPEFLLSRPGSEVFGSRCYRHVRHASPEGLAEIMMFQSSLMMGGRSDMDRYREWRLDVDNMTYEELLELGERIGYVSTGLKEDEISRCLRKIKLSMLSDRSQHSPGQIDGKCIICQEEYEADDEMGRLNCGHLFHLQCIEQWLAHKNTCPFCKVEATTKR
- the LOC133742828 gene encoding uncharacterized protein LOC133742828; its protein translation is MSFLVPGSDLRSLATAFGTDRYYFSPVRCPEPLRVSARRSPANGVALGLEKRNDPRWSVCTADELHFVSVPDSDWNLALWRYLPSPQSEPRNHPLLLLSGVATNAIGFDLSPEFSFARSMSAQGYDTWILEVRGAGLSTHGTDSGEVNGLLEAGKNRATQIRGLSQTPLNIMEVGQRAVTSFADFQERFSTTLEDFQKQLDLVAKLDWDFDHYLEEDVPVAMEYIRTQCKPEDGKLLAIGHSMGGILLYAMLSRCSSQGQDSGFASVVTLGSSLDYRPSKSSLKLFLPLANPAQVVNVPVPFGAIYTAVHHLVSGTPVLSWLKPQVSAQDLMDPELYEKLILNNFGTVPAKLLLQLATVFQEGGLRDRSGTFFYKEHLCKSNVPILALGGDQDLICPPEAVYETVKVIPEQLVTFKVLGELGGPHYAHYDLVGGRGAAGVYPHIIEFLNRHDRA
- the LOC133746014 gene encoding uncharacterized protein LOC133746014, with the protein product MAAATAGFGHLFFIPKFPSTTQVRTFDFKITSCLSLRQSNDPTLASQNDAVPFGSLRVVFATGGTGGHIYPAVAIADELKSTDPNAQILFLGIPKSMESKAVPNAGYDFAAVPSAKLHRPILSPRNVFLPYYLIKSIIWSYFKLREFDPHVVIGTGGYVSFPVGIAAVLRGVKLVIQEQNDVPGIANWVLSFLADVVFVAFNSTIDCFPSGNGKCVVCGNPVRSSLRQNVSKAVARGRFFPKSGEMGEVKVLLVLGGSLGANAVNIAMLNLYYQMLLEKEDLFIIWQTGVEAYNEMESLVKNHPRLLLKPFMHKMDLAYAAADLIVSRAGAMTCDEILATGKPSILIPSPDVAEGHQFKNAFLMADLAGARVITEDELDSTTLGNAIEEILGDESKMADMSERALKAANSNASVAIAQHVLSLVSLSRAKKK